The Deltaproteobacteria bacterium genome window below encodes:
- a CDS encoding nucleotidyltransferase family protein yields the protein MDFKLVLEKLLTAFDEHNIRYALTGGFAMGLWGGSRSTVDLDFLVNKDDMKAVHNIMIDMSYERYNHTKNVSQYISPMKIFGGIDFIHAFRKVSLEMLQRAKAKDIFGGKLKIKTLLPEDIIGLKLQSIFNNPSREKIDIADIEVLVSLYRDLLNMELVKEYFKIFGMENLYKQIFEGGEQ from the coding sequence ATGGACTTTAAACTTGTTCTGGAAAAACTTTTAACTGCCTTTGACGAGCATAATATCCGCTATGCTTTGACCGGCGGCTTTGCTATGGGCTTATGGGGTGGTTCAAGATCAACCGTGGATCTGGATTTTCTTGTAAACAAGGATGACATGAAGGCAGTCCATAACATTATGATTGATATGAGCTATGAGCGGTATAATCACACTAAAAATGTTTCACAATATATCTCGCCCATGAAAATTTTTGGCGGTATAGATTTTATCCATGCTTTTAGAAAGGTAAGCCTTGAAATGTTACAAAGGGCAAAGGCGAAAGATATTTTTGGCGGTAAATTAAAAATAAAGACTTTGCTACCCGAGGACATTATTGGACTGAAACTCCAGTCTATTTTTAATAATCCTTCAAGAGAAAAAATAGATATTGCTGATATAGAAGTGCTCGTATCACTATACAGGGATCTGCTCAATATGGAATTGGTGAAAGAATACTTCAAGATTTTTGGTATGGAAAATCTATACAAACAAATATTTGAAGGCGGGGAGCAATGA